From the genome of Ignavibacteriales bacterium, one region includes:
- a CDS encoding carboxypeptidase-like regulatory domain-containing protein: MIKKLHSIFVYIIIIVTVTSSTGLSQSTDLGTISGKIFDSVTKETLPGVSVYLSGTTIGISSDKNGNYKIGKIPAGKYIIVVSMIGYKPLVQNLEISGSSNILKNFFLENKPIEMNAIVVQDQSDVYDDLLREQKNYRDIFKKYFLGQTELSNECQIENIEEIIFSKKFEPNIQAECPNPIIVINKALGYRIECVLLTFIFNTNQEGVNCEFYPKFTELIPKDENQNLKWKENRKSAFNSSLRRFMLSRLQSNVLLNNYGYAVTGATKLPKGISLSSLVDSNDKIVFIDTLSGLHFLKFKGFLFVNNFLTDEQSFVYLPFGTAYIGKDGYPIDPRSLQVSGVFAKHGLANMLPIDNSYIERVE; this comes from the coding sequence ATGATAAAGAAACTACATTCTATTTTTGTTTATATCATTATCATTGTAACGGTCACAAGCTCTACCGGTTTATCTCAATCCACCGACCTTGGTACAATATCCGGAAAAATATTCGATTCCGTTACTAAAGAAACACTGCCGGGTGTAAGTGTTTATTTATCCGGAACTACAATTGGTATATCGAGCGATAAAAACGGTAATTATAAGATCGGTAAAATTCCGGCAGGCAAATATATAATTGTTGTTTCGATGATCGGGTATAAACCGCTCGTTCAAAATTTGGAAATTAGCGGCAGCTCAAATATTCTAAAGAATTTTTTTCTTGAAAATAAACCGATAGAGATGAACGCAATTGTCGTTCAAGATCAGTCTGATGTGTATGATGATCTCTTAAGAGAGCAGAAAAATTACCGGGATATTTTTAAAAAGTATTTTCTAGGTCAAACCGAATTGAGCAACGAATGCCAGATCGAAAATATTGAGGAGATCATTTTCAGTAAAAAGTTCGAGCCAAATATTCAAGCTGAATGCCCAAATCCAATTATTGTAATCAACAAAGCTCTTGGCTATAGAATAGAATGTGTGCTTCTTACTTTTATATTTAATACTAATCAAGAGGGAGTCAATTGTGAGTTTTATCCAAAATTTACAGAGTTAATTCCGAAAGATGAAAATCAAAATCTAAAATGGAAGGAAAACAGAAAATCAGCGTTCAACAGCTCGCTTAGACGTTTTATGCTAAGTCGGCTGCAGTCAAATGTGCTTTTGAATAATTACGGATATGCTGTAACGGGCGCGACTAAGCTTCCAAAAGGAATCTCACTTTCAAGTCTGGTAGACAGCAATGACAAGATCGTGTTCATTGATACATTAAGCGGGTTACACTTTCTCAAATTCAAAGGATTCTTATTTGTAAATAATTTTTTAACAGACGAGCAATCGTTTGTCTATTTGCCCTTCGGTACCGCATATATCGGTAAGGATGGATATCCAATCGATCCGAGATCTTTGCAGGTATCTGGCGTTTTTGCCAAACATGGACTTGCCAACATGTTACCTATCGATAATTCATACATTGAAAGGGTGGAATAG
- a CDS encoding DUF4249 family protein yields the protein MKNIGSILFIFLLTVSIYSCDDSVNPKTAFHDVYALNCVIRGDTSIQVATITRSYDAEGIRQIPNTIDPFIKGAKIKLTYLRTGEIFFFRDTSVTRPSDSAHNTPGNYYYIKGFKPESNSKISIEAIMPDGKVLKSNSTTYSLSADFLDANSFLFPLPSTVYEGTLVLKWNRLDMRNNMENMYFVPRLTIKYFKIESGVKTVYEKEVPTRYIAGSNEDYPKYPSIAKNITEYYFDALAVEKTLREISNGDPHKENYIIDCMVFRLFALDKDLATYYASNKVFNEEFSVRVVQPNYSNIDGGFGIFGTLSSLQVGIYITPGYIESFGYRYY from the coding sequence ATGAAAAACATCGGTTCAATATTATTCATCTTCTTGCTTACAGTCTCTATTTATTCTTGTGATGACAGTGTCAATCCAAAAACGGCTTTCCATGATGTTTACGCTTTAAACTGTGTTATAAGGGGCGATACTTCAATTCAGGTTGCAACAATTACGCGTTCTTACGATGCTGAGGGAATCCGTCAAATACCAAATACAATCGATCCTTTCATAAAAGGCGCGAAAATAAAATTAACTTACCTGCGCACGGGAGAAATTTTTTTCTTTAGGGATACCTCAGTCACACGACCCAGCGATTCCGCACACAACACTCCGGGTAATTATTATTATATCAAAGGATTCAAACCGGAATCGAACAGTAAAATAAGTATTGAAGCCATAATGCCGGATGGCAAAGTTCTGAAATCAAATTCAACAACTTATTCTTTATCCGCTGATTTTCTGGATGCAAACAGTTTTTTGTTTCCGCTTCCTTCGACCGTCTACGAGGGCACTTTGGTTCTTAAATGGAATCGATTAGATATGAGAAATAATATGGAAAACATGTACTTTGTTCCCAGACTTACAATAAAATATTTTAAGATTGAGAGCGGTGTGAAAACAGTATACGAGAAGGAGGTCCCCACCAGGTATATAGCCGGCTCTAATGAAGATTATCCGAAATACCCATCAATAGCGAAAAATATAACTGAATACTACTTTGATGCTCTTGCCGTTGAAAAAACTCTTCGGGAAATTTCAAATGGAGATCCGCATAAAGAAAATTATATAATCGATTGTATGGTATTCCGTTTATTCGCGCTCGATAAAGATTTAGCAACTTATTACGCATCGAACAAAGTTTTTAATGAAGAATTCTCTGTAAGAGTTGTTCAACCCAATTATTCCAATATCGACGGCGGATTTGGTATCTTCGGAACGCTTAGCTCTTTACAAGTTGGCATATATATAACTCCGGGCTATATAGAATCATTTGGATATAGATATTATTGA